A section of the Salinisphaera sp. T31B1 genome encodes:
- a CDS encoding cytochrome ubiquinol oxidase subunit II: MVKQVAGYCVVFAAVLLLPGCGLTDHGFLASAGPVAQAERDHFFSIIGWTLIVIVPLFVAAPIVLWKYRIGKKGAVYRPNWDFSWILEGLIWGLPVVVVAVLGWNLWQVSHKLDPYKPIAHDRPALDVQVVSLDWKWLFIYPDQHMAAVNELVLPVDRPIHFSLTSATVMQSFMIPRLGSQIYTMPGMVTQLHLLAAKPGRYGGLNTQYNGEGFAEQKFSVQAVSAARFHEWVADQRSRPALDMAEYRKLSERSILPEPKTFGRAPSKLFERIVSDAKRIPAASTAVAAPKSDHEKQREKERLKQQRRDYREQQS, from the coding sequence ATGGTGAAACAGGTCGCTGGATACTGCGTCGTTTTCGCGGCGGTTCTGCTTCTACCAGGCTGCGGGCTGACCGACCATGGCTTTCTCGCCTCGGCGGGTCCGGTAGCACAGGCCGAGCGCGACCACTTCTTTTCCATTATCGGATGGACGCTGATCGTCATCGTGCCGCTGTTCGTGGCCGCGCCGATCGTGCTGTGGAAATACCGCATCGGCAAAAAGGGGGCGGTCTATCGGCCGAACTGGGATTTTTCCTGGATCCTGGAAGGGCTGATCTGGGGTTTGCCCGTCGTCGTCGTGGCTGTTCTGGGCTGGAATCTCTGGCAGGTCTCGCACAAGCTCGATCCGTACAAGCCGATCGCACACGACCGGCCCGCGCTGGATGTTCAGGTGGTCAGTCTCGACTGGAAATGGCTGTTCATCTACCCGGATCAGCACATGGCGGCGGTCAACGAATTGGTGCTGCCGGTGGATCGCCCGATCCACTTCAGCCTGACCAGCGCCACGGTGATGCAGTCGTTCATGATTCCGCGCCTGGGCAGCCAGATCTACACCATGCCGGGCATGGTGACCCAGTTGCACCTGCTGGCCGCGAAACCGGGCCGTTACGGCGGCCTGAATACGCAATACAACGGCGAGGGATTCGCCGAACAGAAGTTCAGCGTCCAGGCGGTAAGTGCGGCGCGGTTCCACGAATGGGTCGCCGATCAGCGCTCGCGGCCAGCGCTGGATATGGCCGAATATCGCAAGCTGAGCGAACGCTCCATTCTGCCCGAGCCCAAGACGTTCGGCAGGGCCCCATCGAAGCTGTTCGAGCGCATCGTGTCCGATGCCAAGCGTATACCGGCGGCGTCGACCGCAGTGGCCGCGCCCAAGTCCGATCATGAAAAACAGCGCGAGAAAGAGCGTTTGAAGCAGCAACGGCGCGACTATCGAGAGCAGCAGTCATGA
- a CDS encoding NAD(P)H-dependent oxidoreductase: MKILHIDCSPRPDSHSRKLSAAIVAQLLDMAPDARVTRRDLGREPIPHPDMDYASALSSPKTLAHDQMDRATRLSETLIQEVEAADILVIGTPINNFTVPSVLKAWIDQILRMGRTIGTTPSGEKMGLLDDKPVYIGIAAGGVFTGDRAKQPDFLIPYLTAALGCVGLSSLQFFPLQATVFLSEEQLEEGRAALIASMAT, translated from the coding sequence ATGAAAATTCTCCATATCGATTGCAGTCCAAGACCCGACTCTCATAGCCGGAAACTGTCGGCAGCCATCGTTGCGCAGCTGCTCGACATGGCTCCCGATGCGAGGGTCACGCGTCGCGACCTCGGCCGAGAACCCATACCACATCCCGACATGGACTACGCGTCGGCGCTGTCTTCGCCGAAGACTCTGGCTCACGATCAAATGGACAGGGCGACACGACTGTCGGAAACACTGATACAGGAGGTCGAAGCGGCCGACATCCTCGTGATTGGCACGCCCATCAACAATTTTACCGTGCCCTCGGTACTCAAGGCCTGGATCGATCAAATCCTGAGGATGGGTCGCACGATCGGGACAACGCCGAGCGGCGAAAAGATGGGCCTGTTAGACGACAAACCCGTCTATATCGGTATCGCCGCGGGCGGTGTGTTCACGGGTGATCGTGCAAAGCAGCCCGACTTTCTGATCCCCTATCTGACCGCCGCACTCGGATGCGTGGGTTTGTCTTCCTTGCAGTTCTTTCCCTTGCAGGCAACCGTGTTCCTCAGCGAAGAGCAATTGGAGGAAGGGCGGGCGGCACTGATTGCCTCAATGGCTACCTGA
- a CDS encoding type 1 glutamine amidotransferase domain-containing protein, whose amino-acid sequence MTSELYGLNIAVLIAGGFEHVEYLLPRRHLESTGAKVTVVSSSRRPVRSWDVNDWGEAVAVDVPLATADSNDYHALVLPGGLMNADALRTEQAALAFIRAFFDNDKPVATIRHGAWPLIDADVVRGRRLTSWPSLRRDLENAGAYWMDESVVVDAGLVSTRWPSDLADFNRVMIRTLARAPLTGNAISTGLSRADPVCLTHRSPQ is encoded by the coding sequence ATGACATCCGAACTCTACGGTCTGAACATCGCCGTTCTGATTGCCGGCGGCTTCGAGCACGTCGAATATCTGCTGCCGCGGCGCCACCTGGAATCCACCGGCGCGAAAGTGACGGTGGTGTCGTCGTCTCGCCGGCCGGTGCGGAGTTGGGATGTGAACGACTGGGGCGAGGCCGTCGCGGTCGACGTGCCGCTGGCCACGGCCGATTCGAATGATTACCACGCACTTGTCCTGCCCGGTGGCCTCATGAACGCCGACGCGCTGCGGACCGAGCAGGCAGCGCTGGCTTTCATACGTGCGTTTTTCGATAACGACAAGCCAGTGGCCACCATCCGTCATGGTGCCTGGCCTTTGATCGATGCCGACGTGGTTCGCGGACGGCGTCTCACCTCGTGGCCTTCATTGCGACGCGATCTTGAAAACGCCGGTGCCTACTGGATGGACGAATCGGTCGTCGTGGATGCAGGCCTCGTCTCGACGCGCTGGCCGAGCGACTTGGCGGATTTCAACCGCGTCATGATCCGAACATTGGCCCGCGCCCCTTTGACGGGCAATGCGATATCCACGGGTCTATCCCGTGCCGACCCAGTCTGTCTTACCCACAGGAGCCCGCAATGA
- a CDS encoding NAD(P)/FAD-dependent oxidoreductase → MSKQILVIGAGFAGMWSALGAARLLEQAGRSDVEVSLIAPEPALHVRPRLYEQNPEGMKAPLLEIFKTAGVKFIQGLVKHIDVANQQVRLIGTGADTSGCDIKYDRLVLAAGSRLNCPPIPGLKDHAFNVDQIADAARLEAHLHGLAERADSAGRNTVVVAGAGFTGIETAAEMPARLREILGPNVAVNVIMVERAGEVGPDLGPGPRPVITQALTELGVTWRLGSGVAVVDAAGVTLENGERIEADTVIWTAGARASELTAQIPGEHDRFGRLHVDRNLKVKGIDAVFATGDCAYAATDDKGNHTMMSCQHANNLGRSAGHNVAADLLGLDPIAYSQSEYVTCLALGPWGAVYTEGWDRQVKLKGPEAGALKTMINTQWIYPPNGDRAEILASADPARVIVA, encoded by the coding sequence ATGTCGAAACAGATTCTTGTCATTGGCGCCGGCTTCGCCGGTATGTGGAGCGCGCTGGGCGCGGCCCGGCTGCTGGAACAGGCCGGGCGCAGCGATGTCGAGGTCTCGCTGATCGCACCGGAGCCGGCGCTGCATGTCCGGCCCCGTCTGTACGAGCAAAACCCGGAAGGCATGAAGGCGCCGCTGCTGGAGATCTTCAAGACCGCAGGCGTGAAATTCATCCAGGGCCTGGTGAAGCACATCGATGTGGCGAATCAGCAGGTCCGCTTGATCGGCACCGGCGCGGACACGTCAGGTTGCGACATCAAATATGACCGGCTGGTACTCGCCGCCGGCAGCCGTCTGAACTGCCCGCCGATCCCCGGCCTGAAGGACCATGCATTCAACGTCGACCAGATTGCCGATGCCGCAAGACTTGAAGCGCATCTCCACGGGTTAGCAGAACGCGCCGACAGCGCCGGCCGCAACACGGTGGTGGTTGCCGGGGCCGGCTTCACCGGCATCGAGACCGCGGCAGAGATGCCCGCACGTCTACGTGAAATCCTGGGGCCGAACGTGGCCGTGAACGTGATCATGGTCGAACGCGCCGGCGAGGTGGGCCCGGACCTGGGTCCCGGCCCGCGGCCCGTCATCACGCAGGCACTGACCGAATTGGGTGTGACGTGGCGGCTCGGCTCCGGTGTTGCAGTCGTCGACGCGGCAGGGGTGACGCTGGAAAACGGGGAGCGGATCGAAGCCGACACCGTCATCTGGACCGCCGGCGCGCGGGCCAGCGAACTCACGGCCCAGATTCCAGGCGAGCACGACCGCTTCGGGCGCCTTCATGTGGATCGCAATCTGAAGGTCAAGGGTATCGATGCGGTGTTCGCAACAGGTGATTGTGCCTACGCCGCCACCGACGACAAAGGCAACCACACGATGATGTCCTGCCAGCACGCGAATAATCTCGGCCGCTCGGCGGGCCACAACGTCGCGGCAGATTTGTTGGGTCTTGACCCGATCGCGTACAGCCAGTCGGAGTACGTGACCTGCCTGGCGCTGGGGCCGTGGGGCGCTGTCTATACGGAAGGCTGGGATCGCCAGGTGAAACTGAAGGGGCCGGAGGCCGGGGCACTCAAGACGATGATCAATACCCAATGGATCTATCCGCCGAACGGTGACCGTGCCGAGATTCTGGCCTCAGCGGATCCCGCCCGCGTCATTGTCGCTTGA
- a CDS encoding carboxymuconolactone decarboxylase family protein — protein MSALRLPYWSLSPDAYKGLGATKKALEKSSLGRELIELVWLRMSQINGCPYCLTMHTKALRTGGMPDAKLDSLAGWRVGEHFDARERAALAWTESLTHVDHTHAPDDDFEPLRAQFSDVEISDLCFAIALMSAFNRLAIGMRQ, from the coding sequence ATGAGTGCTCTTCGTTTGCCTTACTGGTCCCTCTCGCCCGACGCATACAAAGGCCTGGGCGCTACCAAGAAAGCACTGGAAAAAAGCAGTCTTGGCAGGGAATTGATTGAGCTCGTCTGGCTTCGAATGTCGCAGATCAACGGCTGCCCGTATTGCCTGACGATGCATACGAAAGCACTGCGCACGGGCGGCATGCCAGACGCCAAGCTCGACAGCCTGGCGGGATGGCGCGTCGGCGAGCATTTCGACGCGCGTGAGCGTGCCGCACTGGCCTGGACGGAGTCGCTGACGCACGTGGATCACACGCATGCGCCTGATGACGATTTCGAGCCGCTCAGAGCGCAGTTCAGCGACGTCGAAATATCCGACTTGTGCTTCGCCATTGCACTGATGAGTGCGTTCAACCGCTTGGCGATCGGCATGCGGCAATAG
- a CDS encoding GNAT family N-acetyltransferase, translated as MSVFQLRSVDSDPEYQACFNVMRELRPHLSDAAAFTAQARRQATQGYRLLAAWQDDEVKGLAGYRIQENLIYGRFLYVDDLVAAPEARRHGLGGELIDTLREQAKQQGCAHFVLDTALANALGQRFYFRQGLLARGIHFCQPL; from the coding sequence ATGAGCGTCTTTCAACTGCGGTCGGTCGATAGCGACCCGGAGTACCAGGCCTGTTTCAACGTCATGCGTGAACTGCGTCCCCATCTGAGCGATGCGGCCGCATTCACCGCGCAGGCACGTCGTCAAGCCACGCAGGGGTATCGCCTGCTCGCCGCGTGGCAGGACGACGAAGTCAAAGGTTTGGCGGGCTATCGAATTCAGGAAAACCTGATCTATGGGCGCTTTCTCTATGTCGATGATCTGGTCGCGGCCCCCGAGGCCCGTCGCCACGGTCTGGGCGGCGAGCTGATCGATACCTTGCGCGAACAGGCGAAGCAACAGGGCTGCGCGCACTTTGTTCTGGATACCGCCCTGGCCAACGCGCTGGGACAACGTTTCTATTTTCGCCAAGGCTTGTTGGCTAGAGGAATCCATTTCTGCCAACCGCTGTAG